A segment of the Leptolyngbya sp. NIES-3755 genome:
CAGACGCATCATCAGACGAAAGCAAGGACGCTGCAACGTTCTTCATTGCGCGGATGCCTTCTGCAACTGCGGGGATCGGGGTTCCCAAGGAGTTGTACATTTCACGAACGCCAACGATTCCGATTTCTTCGATCGGGGTGACATCGCCTGCAACAATTCCGTAGGTCACGAGACGCAGATAGTAGTCCAAGTCACGCAAGCAGGTAGCGGTCATTTCTTCGCCGTAAGCGTTTCCACCAGGAGAAACGACATCAGGGCGCTTTTGGAACAATTGGTCGCCTGCTTGCTTGACAATGCGCTCACGTGAGTCCGTCAAGGTTTGAGCAATCCGCAAACGCTTTTCGCCAGTGGTGACGAAGCTCTTGATCCGATCCAATTCGCCGGGGCTGAGGTAACGTGCTTCAGCATCAGCATTCACGATTGATTTCGTGACAATACTCATTGATGGATTCCTCCAAGGAAATGTAACCGAGTGTGTTTAAAAGCGGGAGTTCCCCAAATGGCTTAGTAAGTCTTTGCGCCCGGAACTTTGCTTGCTCTTGGCGGTTTGACTTAGCGACCTTCCGAAATTATTTTGCGGCATTGCGATCCCCTTCTCGGTCGATTTGCAACATTTTGTAATATCTTTACTCAGGATAGAGCGGATCTATCTTTCAGTAGAGCCACGGAGAGAGAAATGCGTTTAGGATCTACCGCACGGTTGATCTAGAGCGCTACATGAAGCGATCGTTTTCACGCAATGCCTTGATCGGGGTTTGGTGTTCGCTAGTGGCATTGATTGGGATTGGATTGTTGTCTTACTCGACCCTGACGGGGTATCGGGAGGCGCAGCGATGGGAAAGTCACACCCAGCACGTTTTGTTAACGACTGAAGCGCTGTTGTCTCAGTTAAAAGATGCGGAGATCGGACAGCAGGGCTATTTGCTGACGAACGATCGACGGTATTTGCAGCCGTATGATGATTCGATCGGGGTCGTTGATGAGACGATAAATCGCCTACAAGATCTGACGAAGGACAATCCTATTCAGCAGAAGCGGCTTGAGCAGATTAATCGATTGAGGCTCGATCGATTGTCGCTGTTAAAAGAGACGATTCTGTTAGCCGATACGAACCGAATTGGGGAAGCACGATCGATTGCAAAAAGCGATCAAGGTCGGTTTCTAATGAATGAGATTCGCGGCTTAATTTACGCGGTGCAAACAGATGAGCAGCACTTATTAGAAGCGAGATCGGCGGCTGAGCGAGTTCGATTAAATACGATCGTGGGTGTAACGCTTCCGAGTTGTTTAGCGATCGCGCTATTTCTAGAGCTTTTAGTTTGGCAATTACGACGAAATCTAATTCAGCGTGAGGAAGCAGAGAAAGCACTTCAGAAACAAAATGACAAGCTCAATCTACTGTATGACACAACGCGAGAATTATTGTTAGCTGAAAATCCAATTACACTGCTTGATGATCTGTACGAGCGGCTTTCAGCACAGTTGGGATTAGATCTGTATCTGAATTATCTAGTAACACCAAGACAGAAGGATTCTTATCTCAGGTTGGCATCATCTCGTGGGTTAACAGCGCAACAGAAACTAGATTTTTCAGAGTTAGAAATTGGGCAAGCGGTTTGCGGTGGAGCCGTACAAGATGCTGTACAAGTCTGTTTAAGTGATGTTCAAAATTCAGCTTCAGAAAAAGCGCAGTTAATTAAAGCGATCGGGATTACGGCTTATTCGAGTCAACCTTTAATCAATCAAGGAAGAGCGCTAGGAGTCTTATCTTTTGGGAGTCGATCGAGGACTTCTTTCACGATTGAGGAACAGGAATTGATGCAAGCGGCGGCGGATCAAATTGCGATCGCGCTCGATCGATCTGATTTAGTCAAATCTCTCCAATTCCGAAGCGAACAATTAGCAAAATCGAATCAAATTAAAGACGAATTTTTAGCTGTTTTGTCGCATGAATTACGCACACCGCTCAACCCAATTTTGGGATGGAGTCAATTACTTAGACAACGAAAGTTTGATCAAGCGGGTCTAGAGAAGGCATTAGAAATTATTGAACGCAATGCGAAAATTCAGATTAATTTGATTGATGATTTATTAGATATTTCGCGAATTCTTAAAGGTAAGCTGGTTTTGAAGAAAGAACTGATTGATTTGAGAACTGTAATTCAATCAGCGATCGACACTGTTCAACTTTCTGCACACGCGAAAAGAATTACGATCAAATCTGTTAGTCCTGATGATTCTTGTATAGTTTTAGGGGACTCGAATCGAATACAACAAATTGTTTGGAACTTGCTTTCAAATGCAATCAAATTCTCGCCGGAAAATGGGCAGGTTGAGGTTTCGTTAGTACAGATAGGATCGATCGCTGAAGTAATCGTTCAAGATCACGGTATTGGAATTGAACCCAGATTTCTGCCGCATGTGTTCGACCATTTTAGACAGGCGGATGGGAGTAGTACTCGACAATTTGGCGGATTAGGACTCGGACTCGCGATCGTGCGGCATCTCGTTGAACTACACGGTGGAACGGTGCGGGCAGAAAGCGAGGGAGAAGGGAAGGGGGCAACCTTTATTGTTGGATTACCCGTTTTAGAATTTGCGGATTTAAAACAACTTCGCTGGTTTGAGAAACAGCCAACCAACGAAGAAAAATGAGGCAGTGAACAATTGAGCAATGTCGATCGCGGAAAGATACCCGTCCATGAATGCGGCGAGTGAACGATCGGTTAAGCCAAATAACCAGGACGAGATGCCGAAAATCCAAATCCCAGATCGGAGGCGTGAAAGAAACGTAACCAAATCAGCAGACGGCTTACGCATCATAAGTGCGCTCCTATGGAGTAGCTTGTGGGTTTATTATGACCTATATGTTAAAAAATGTTTTCAGATCTTGCCATAATTCCCCAGATATACATTAGGGTTTCTTGACCTGTGGTATTTGACTCAGATCGCAAATCATGGATCGCCCCGATTGCACCCTGCTTCCGTCCTCTATAAAAATTTCGCAAAGCTCTAGGAAGTTCACATTATTGCTGTTGTAGTTGGTTCAAGTTCCAGAGCGATCTTTTATGAAAACCGTCACTTCTGCACGTTGGGCTTGGATTATTTCCGCGATCGTCTTTTCCGCTATTTTTCTCGCAATTCTCTTTTTCGCCTACAATGGCAAGCTTCCAACGATTCTCACCGAAAACGATAAACTCGCTCATGTCATTCTCTACGGCATCGCAACTTTGCTCGGACACAAAGCTTTAAGCAATCGACGAATCAGAATTCTCAATATTCCTGTGCCAATTTTTCCAGGATTATTTGCGCTGTTTACATTAGGCGAAGAGCTTGCACAAGGACTTTCACCGAATCGAAGTTTGGATGCGATCGACTTGATTGCGAGTTTTGCGGGAATTGCGATCGGGTATTGGTTGGCAGAACGAATCAAATAATCTTGCTTTAGACACATCAATTATGGTTTGGTGAATTGGTATACCTGATTCACGTTCATCTACTTGTTGTCAGAATGCCTTACGCGATCGACTTCGGAACCAGTAACACTGTGATCACTCGCTGGAATGCAGCGACTCAACAGCCTGAAACGCTTTCGATTCCTGGAATTTCTCAACGGTTGGCACAGAATCCGCCGCTGATTCCCAGTTTGGTTTATGTGGAGAATGCGGCTCAAGGAAAAGTCACGATCGGTCAACAAGTGCGCGATCAAGCGTTAGACATTAGCAGCGATGCCCGATTTTTCCGCAATTTCAAACGGGGAATCGGTACAGATGTGCAAGGATTTTTACCGGAATTAGATAATCAAACGGTTCGATTCGAGCAGGTTGGCGAATGGTTTTTGACGCAGATTATCAACCAACTCAAAACAACTGATCCTGAGATTGCAGAATCGCTAACTTTTACGGTTCCGGTGGATAGTTTTGAGGCGTATCGATTGTGGTTGGGTCAGATTTGCGAATCGCTCGATATCAATCAGGTGCGGAT
Coding sequences within it:
- a CDS encoding allophycocyanin alpha subunit (ab initio prediction:Prodigal:2.6;~similar to AA sequence:cyanobase_aa:tll0957); translation: MSIVTKSIVNADAEARYLSPGELDRIKSFVTTGEKRLRIAQTLTDSRERIVKQAGDQLFQKRPDVVSPGGNAYGEEMTATCLRDLDYYLRLVTYGIVAGDVTPIEEIGIVGVREMYNSLGTPIPAVAEGIRAMKNVAASLLSSDDASEAGAYFDYVIGAMQ
- a CDS encoding hypothetical protein (similar to AA sequence:cyanobase_aa:LBDG_24640), with the translated sequence MKTVTSARWAWIISAIVFSAIFLAILFFAYNGKLPTILTENDKLAHVILYGIATLLGHKALSNRRIRILNIPVPIFPGLFALFTLGEELAQGLSPNRSLDAIDLIASFAGIAIGYWLAERIK
- a CDS encoding GAF sensor hybrid histidine kinase (similar to AA sequence:cyanobase_aa:Cyan7425_4616), with amino-acid sequence MKRSFSRNALIGVWCSLVALIGIGLLSYSTLTGYREAQRWESHTQHVLLTTEALLSQLKDAEIGQQGYLLTNDRRYLQPYDDSIGVVDETINRLQDLTKDNPIQQKRLEQINRLRLDRLSLLKETILLADTNRIGEARSIAKSDQGRFLMNEIRGLIYAVQTDEQHLLEARSAAERVRLNTIVGVTLPSCLAIALFLELLVWQLRRNLIQREEAEKALQKQNDKLNLLYDTTRELLLAENPITLLDDLYERLSAQLGLDLYLNYLVTPRQKDSYLRLASSRGLTAQQKLDFSELEIGQAVCGGAVQDAVQVCLSDVQNSASEKAQLIKAIGITAYSSQPLINQGRALGVLSFGSRSRTSFTIEEQELMQAAADQIAIALDRSDLVKSLQFRSEQLAKSNQIKDEFLAVLSHELRTPLNPILGWSQLLRQRKFDQAGLEKALEIIERNAKIQINLIDDLLDISRILKGKLVLKKELIDLRTVIQSAIDTVQLSAHAKRITIKSVSPDDSCIVLGDSNRIQQIVWNLLSNAIKFSPENGQVEVSLVQIGSIAEVIVQDHGIGIEPRFLPHVFDHFRQADGSSTRQFGGLGLGLAIVRHLVELHGGTVRAESEGEGKGATFIVGLPVLEFADLKQLRWFEKQPTNEEK
- a CDS encoding hypothetical protein (hypothetical protein gsl2106;~similar to AA sequence:cyanobase_aa:LBDG_44440), which codes for MMRKPSADLVTFLSRLRSGIWIFGISSWLFGLTDRSLAAFMDGYLSAIDIAQLFTASFFFVGWLFLKPAKLF